The following are encoded in a window of Penicillium oxalicum strain HP7-1 chromosome II, whole genome shotgun sequence genomic DNA:
- a CDS encoding RNA-binding protein rnc1 — translation MEATEVHQAPVPVDEPMNDAYAETGEQEPMDATPKTEEEYAQSMLTLRAIVSSKEAGVIIGKAGKNVADLRDETGVKAGVSKVVPGVHDRVLTVTGPLQGTARAYAIVAKGLLEGAPQMGMGGVVSNNGTHRKSFHHPNTLPKDPARLPYQKATLAPPRQYLYYPGHYPGHYPGHYPHYSGFHSYARPRFYCNANFPQAVRLLISHNQMGTIIGRQGLKIKHIQDASGVRMVAQKEMLPQSTERIVEVQGTPEGIEKAVWEIGKCLIDDWQRGTGTVLYNPAVRASLGGAQPGPQAPAAVPSGNGYNSRQYNRTGNGADFSDNSGYSRRSNSDAGTRGFPLVTEDGDEIQTQNISIPADMVGCIIGRAGSKITEIRRSSGARISIAKAPHDDTGERMFTIMGSASANEKALYLLYENLEAEKTRRSQLPQE, via the coding sequence ATGGAGGCTACCGAAGTTCACCAAGCCCCCGTCCCTGTTGATGAGCCCATGAACGACGCCTACGCCGAGACTGGCGAGCAGGAGCCCATGGATGCCACCCCCAAGACCGAGGAAGAGTACGCGCAGTCCATGCTGACTCTGCGTGCCATCGTCTCGTCCAAGGAAGCTGGTGTCATCATCGGCAAGGCTGGCAAGAATGTCGCTGATCTGCGCGATGAGACTGGTGTCAAGGCCGGTGTGAGCAAGGTCGTGCCTGGAGTCCATGACAGGGTTCTCACCGTCACTGGTCCTCTCCAAGGTACTGCTCGTGCCTATGCTATTGTCGCAAAGGGTCTGCTCGAGGGCGCCCCCCAGATGGGCATGGGCGGCGTTGTCTCCAACAATGGAACCCACCGTAAGTCGTTCCATCATCCCAATACCCTACCCAAGGACCCCGCCCGTCTTCCCTACCAGAAGGCTACATTGGCCCCTCCCAGACAGTATCTGTACTACCCAGGACATTACCCCGGGCACTATCCAGGACACTACCCCCACTACTCAGGATTCCATTCTTACGCGCGGCCGCGATTCTATTGCAATGCTAACTTCCCTCAAGCTGTGCGCCTGCTCATCTCTCACAACCAGATGGGTACCATCATTGGGCGCCAGGGTCTGAAGATCAAGCACATCCAGGACGCGTCTGGCGTTCGCATGGTCGCCCAGAAGGAGATGCTTCCTCAGTCTACCGAGCGGATTGTTGAGGTGCAAGGCACCCCCGAAGGAATCGAGAAGGCTGTCTGGGAAATCGGCAAGTGCTTGATCGATGACTGGCAGCGCGGCACAGGCACTGTTCTCTATAATCCTGCCGTTCGCGCATCTCTCGGTGGCGCCCAGCCCGGTCCTCAGGCCCCTGCCGCTGTGCCTTCTGGCAACGGCTATAACAGCCGCCAATACAACCGCACAGGCAATGGGGCCGACTTCAGTGACAACAGTGGTTACAGCCGCCGCTCCAACTCCGACGCCGGAACTCGTGGGTTCCCCTTGGTGACGGAGGATGGTGATGAGATCCAGACTCAAAACATCAGCATTCCTGCTGATATGGTCGGTTGCATCATCGGTCGCGCGGGCAGCAAAATCACCGAGATCCGCCGGAGCTCTGGAGCCCGCATCTCGATTGCCAAGGCTCCTCATGACGACACTGGCGAGCGCATGTTCACAATCATGGGCAGCGCCTCTGCTAACGAGAAGGCTTTGTATCTGCTGTATGAGAACCTGGAAGCAGAGAAGACTCGTCGCAGCCAGCTGCCCCAGGAGtag
- a CDS encoding Protein yippee-like — MGLTYNVYLTSNKIFGCKSCQTHLADYNDIISRNFRGQHGKAYLFNNVVNITQSDPVERSMTTGRHIVRDISCRQCKETVGWKYDKAYEGSEKYKEGKFILEEELLCLVA; from the exons ATGGGCTTGACATACAACGTCTACTTGACCTCCAACAAGATCTTTGGCTGCAAGTCATGCCAGACACATCTAGCAGACTATAATGATATCATCAGCCGC AACTTCCGTGGCCAGCATGGTAAAGCGTATCTCTTCAACAACGTCGTGAATATCACCCAATCCGATCCAGTTGAGCGCAGCATGACAACCGGTCGCCACATTGTTCGTGATATTTCGTGCCGCCAATGCAAGGAGACTGTGGGTTGGAAATACGACAAGGCCTATGAGGGCAGTGAGAAGTACAAGGAGGGCAAATTcattctcgaggaagagTTGTTATGTCTGGTGGCTTAG